Proteins encoded in a region of the Haloarcula sp. CBA1129 genome:
- a CDS encoding J domain-containing protein, which produces MQYDGLTKGIAVVFGGLTVVLTAVGLLINPAVLFLALMFGASTYFMYYHLSGKMAASLYERVERQAAQNTGNARRGGFGAGPREEWEPPRDGRQARRSRATQSGQRRRSQASGRQRRQAASSRQRRQRVQSSGPSPAEAYKRLGLDTDADQSTIKRAYREKVKEVHPDTDSGSEAEFKQVQAAYETLTDD; this is translated from the coding sequence GTGCAGTACGACGGGCTCACCAAGGGAATCGCAGTGGTGTTCGGAGGCCTGACGGTCGTCCTGACAGCGGTGGGTCTCTTGATCAATCCCGCGGTGCTCTTTCTGGCGCTCATGTTCGGCGCGTCGACGTATTTCATGTACTACCACCTCAGCGGGAAGATGGCCGCGAGCCTCTACGAGCGGGTCGAGCGACAGGCAGCACAGAACACGGGAAACGCCCGTCGCGGTGGGTTCGGGGCTGGCCCGCGAGAGGAGTGGGAGCCGCCACGGGACGGTCGTCAGGCGCGCCGCTCGCGAGCGACTCAGAGCGGTCAGAGACGTCGCAGCCAAGCATCCGGACGACAGCGTCGCCAAGCGGCAAGCAGCCGGCAGCGCCGACAGCGGGTCCAATCATCAGGACCGAGTCCAGCGGAGGCCTACAAGCGACTGGGCCTTGATACGGATGCTGACCAGAGTACGATCAAGCGGGCCTACCGGGAGAAAGTCAAAGAGGTCCATCCCGACACCGACAGCGGGAGCGAGGCGGAGTTCAAGCAGGTGCAAGCGGCCTACGAGACGCTGACCGACGACTGA
- a CDS encoding phosphoglycolate phosphatase, which yields MDSDTPPLIVDIDGTLTDESRAIDPRVMPVLREWPARVVIATGKAMPFPVALCEFLGIERTVVAENGGVVFVEATDELRLEGDHEAALAVGEAYRDLGHDLGFGQIDLANRWRETELVVSLDQPLEPLEELAAANGLVVLDTGFAYHVTDPVVDKGTGLEAVCAELDLEPEAFLAVGDSVNDAQMFDLAGEAVAVANADETALERADRVTDATYGDGFLEAVAPYRD from the coding sequence ATGGACAGCGACACGCCGCCGCTCATTGTCGACATCGATGGGACGCTGACTGACGAAAGCCGAGCGATTGACCCTCGCGTCATGCCGGTCCTTCGTGAATGGCCAGCACGCGTCGTCATCGCGACCGGGAAAGCGATGCCGTTCCCGGTTGCGCTCTGTGAGTTCCTCGGCATCGAGCGGACGGTCGTCGCCGAGAACGGCGGTGTCGTGTTCGTCGAAGCTACCGACGAGCTCAGGCTGGAGGGCGACCACGAGGCGGCGCTTGCGGTCGGCGAGGCCTACCGCGATCTGGGTCACGATCTGGGGTTCGGACAGATCGATCTGGCAAACCGGTGGCGTGAGACGGAACTCGTCGTGTCGCTTGATCAGCCACTCGAACCACTAGAGGAACTGGCTGCAGCCAACGGGCTCGTCGTTCTCGATACCGGCTTCGCCTACCATGTGACAGATCCGGTTGTCGACAAGGGGACGGGCCTCGAAGCGGTGTGTGCGGAACTTGATCTGGAGCCGGAAGCGTTTCTGGCGGTCGGCGACTCGGTGAACGACGCCCAGATGTTCGATCTGGCCGGAGAGGCCGTAGCTGTTGCCAACGCTGACGAGACGGCGCTCGAACGGGCCGACCGAGTGACTGACGCGACCTACGGCGACGGATTTCTCGAAGCGGTCGCGCCGTACCGGGATTGA
- the mch gene encoding methenyltetrahydromethanopterin cyclohydrolase, with protein sequence MDSLNRMATELVDEAIDFADELTIDVHGLEGDAAVLDFGVEVPGAVEAGMLLAEIQTAGLATVQSTMDTVAGAPLNHVELSTDHPALALLCSQKGGWELAVDGFEALGSGPARALVAEEEAFQRIGYREDADFAVLALETDELPDEAVASQVAERTGVPETGVFLPSFATASVTGSVVAAARAAELAVFRLAELGFDPVSVLSASGRAPVAPVAGDEATAMARTTDALAYGSEVHLTVDESFDRFDEVPSVAAAKYDEPLEGVFEDVDWDFADLPVELFGPAAVTIDVVGGDTHVVGETSENVLAESFGL encoded by the coding sequence ATGGACAGTCTCAATCGGATGGCCACGGAACTCGTCGACGAGGCCATCGACTTCGCTGACGAACTCACGATAGACGTACACGGTCTGGAGGGCGATGCTGCAGTGCTGGACTTCGGCGTCGAAGTCCCCGGCGCTGTCGAGGCCGGGATGCTACTCGCGGAAATCCAGACGGCTGGTCTGGCGACAGTGCAATCCACGATGGACACCGTCGCCGGCGCGCCACTGAACCACGTCGAACTGTCGACGGACCACCCGGCGCTGGCCCTGCTGTGCTCGCAGAAGGGCGGCTGGGAGCTGGCCGTCGACGGTTTCGAGGCGCTCGGGAGCGGTCCCGCACGCGCGCTCGTCGCCGAAGAGGAAGCCTTCCAGCGCATCGGCTACCGCGAGGACGCGGATTTCGCCGTGCTAGCTCTGGAGACCGACGAACTGCCGGACGAGGCCGTCGCCAGTCAGGTCGCCGAGCGAACCGGCGTCCCCGAAACAGGCGTGTTTCTCCCGTCGTTCGCGACGGCGAGTGTCACTGGGAGCGTCGTCGCGGCGGCACGGGCCGCCGAACTGGCCGTCTTCCGGTTGGCCGAGCTCGGCTTCGACCCGGTGTCGGTGCTGTCGGCCAGCGGTCGCGCGCCGGTCGCACCGGTCGCAGGCGACGAAGCGACCGCGATGGCCCGGACGACGGATGCCCTCGCCTACGGCAGCGAGGTCCACCTCACCGTCGACGAATCGTTCGACCGCTTCGATGAGGTCCCGTCCGTCGCGGCCGCGAAGTACGACGAGCCGCTGGAAGGCGTCTTCGAGGACGTCGATTGGGACTTCGCGGATCTCCCTGTGGAACTGTTCGGCCCGGCCGCAGTCACCATCGACGTCGTCGGCGGCGACACGCACGTGGTCGGCGAGACGAGCGAGAACGTGTTAGCCGAGAGCTTCGGCCTGTAA
- a CDS encoding GTPBP1 family GTP-binding protein produces MSPDRAVLRRALDRGEREGGSVEFKERLSENLHLSEGRLESLTAQLRHRVLSGDGEATYVVGVTDDGGLAGISPAEFSESMDVLSLLAEEAGAHIEEVKTWGVDGVSENGSAATDGTDGIVGVATVSEGSVLADDDHIVVGTAGHVDHGKSTLVGSLVTGDADDGEGGTRGFLDVQPHEVERGLSADLSYGVYGFDDDGEPIRMDNPHRKDDRARVVEASDRLVSFVDTVGHEPWLRTTIRGLVGQKLDYGLLTVAADDGVTETTREHLGILLATDLPTIVAITKRDLVDEERVAEVERDVEQALREVDKTPLRVERHGVDTAIDEISETVVPVVTTSAVTKEGLDDLDEMFEALPKTAGEVGDFRMYVDRTYNVQGVGAVASGTIKSGEVEAGDELLLGPMQDGSFREVEVRSIEMHYHRVDEAKAGRIVGIALKGVREPDIERGMVLLPGDADPSPVQEFEAEVMVLNHPTRIGDGYEPVVHLETVSEAAAFYPEGGQLLPGDAGTARVRFKFRSYLVEEGQKFVFREGSSKGVGTVTDIDPAA; encoded by the coding sequence ATGAGCCCCGACCGGGCTGTCCTCCGGCGCGCGCTTGACCGCGGCGAGCGGGAGGGCGGCAGCGTCGAGTTCAAAGAACGGCTCAGCGAGAATCTCCACTTGTCCGAGGGACGGCTCGAATCCCTCACAGCGCAACTGCGACATCGTGTTCTCTCCGGGGATGGGGAGGCGACCTACGTCGTCGGCGTCACTGACGACGGTGGTCTCGCCGGCATCTCGCCAGCGGAGTTCTCAGAGTCGATGGACGTACTCAGCCTGCTGGCAGAGGAAGCCGGTGCCCACATCGAGGAGGTGAAAACGTGGGGCGTCGACGGCGTCTCCGAGAACGGGTCGGCAGCCACCGATGGCACCGACGGCATCGTGGGCGTCGCGACGGTCTCAGAAGGGTCCGTTCTCGCGGACGATGACCACATCGTCGTCGGTACTGCCGGCCACGTCGACCACGGCAAATCCACGCTCGTGGGGTCGCTAGTCACTGGTGACGCTGACGACGGCGAAGGCGGGACCCGCGGATTTCTCGACGTTCAGCCACACGAGGTCGAGCGGGGGTTGTCTGCGGACCTCTCCTATGGCGTCTACGGCTTCGACGACGACGGCGAACCGATCCGCATGGATAACCCGCATCGGAAGGACGACCGGGCACGAGTCGTCGAAGCGTCCGACCGCCTCGTCTCCTTCGTCGACACCGTCGGACACGAGCCGTGGCTCCGGACGACGATCCGCGGCCTCGTCGGCCAGAAGCTCGACTACGGGCTCCTGACCGTCGCAGCCGACGACGGGGTGACCGAGACGACGCGGGAACACCTCGGTATTCTGCTGGCGACGGACCTCCCGACGATTGTCGCCATCACGAAACGCGACCTCGTCGACGAGGAGCGGGTCGCCGAAGTCGAACGCGATGTCGAGCAGGCATTGCGGGAGGTCGACAAGACGCCGCTCCGGGTGGAGCGCCACGGCGTCGACACGGCTATCGACGAGATCTCTGAGACCGTTGTTCCTGTCGTCACCACCAGCGCCGTCACAAAGGAGGGGCTGGACGACTTAGACGAGATGTTCGAGGCGTTGCCCAAGACCGCCGGCGAGGTGGGCGATTTCCGGATGTACGTCGACCGGACGTACAACGTTCAGGGAGTCGGTGCGGTCGCCTCGGGCACTATCAAATCCGGCGAGGTCGAGGCTGGCGACGAACTGCTGCTCGGGCCCATGCAGGACGGGAGCTTCCGCGAGGTCGAGGTCCGGTCTATCGAGATGCATTACCACCGGGTCGACGAGGCCAAGGCCGGCCGCATCGTCGGCATCGCGCTGAAAGGCGTCCGCGAGCCGGACATCGAGCGCGGGATGGTCCTGTTGCCGGGCGATGCAGACCCGTCGCCGGTACAGGAGTTCGAGGCCGAAGTGATGGTATTGAACCATCCGACCCGCATCGGCGACGGCTACGAGCCTGTGGTCCACCTTGAGACAGTCAGCGAGGCTGCGGCCTTCTACCCGGAGGGTGGTCAGTTACTCCCCGGCGATGCCGGGACGGCCCGTGTCCGGTTCAAATTCCGCTCTTACCTCGTCGAGGAGGGCCAGAAGTTCGTCTTCCGTGAGGGGAGTTCGAAAGGTGTCGGGACCGTCACCGACATCGATCCGGCGGCGTAG
- a CDS encoding sulfite oxidase, which yields MTDDLLDSPGGRLLVSVAAAVAGLAGSYAVTGYAPTFIASPIERTLARSMPGVVVSTAISTLGSLGQQLNLLLAIGLAGLFIALAARAAILTGQLANNRALPVVGTAVVTWVVSVVLTGEVILAAGPAVPAAAVVGLAQALDRFGGQASPISSKRRRALSTVGVAVGAATVGYTTGNQRSIAATGDDAPALTAPGADLDDVDEKLAAAADSSLDLGDIDPLVSESFYEVDINSIDPELSAADWSLSITGAVEEEVTLTYEDLLGMDAENRFVTLRCVGESLNGYKTDTALWTGVPVDSLLDEAGVQSGCECVMLRAEDDYYEEFPIDALRGGLLAYGMNGKILPRGHGYPVRALVPGHWGEVNVKWLSEIEVLDEEADGYWEKRGWQGTGPVNPVAKLHHESMLPDGRRRIGGHAYAGLRGVQRVEVSTDDGETWANADLSEQLPAASGDGPAEDAWRQWEYTYDPPTGGHTVVVRMVDQRGEVQPEEETDSYPSGASGWVSKEYA from the coding sequence ATGACTGACGACCTCCTCGACTCGCCCGGCGGTCGGCTGCTGGTCAGCGTCGCCGCAGCTGTCGCGGGCTTAGCCGGCTCCTACGCGGTCACCGGCTACGCGCCCACGTTCATCGCATCGCCTATCGAACGGACGCTCGCGCGGTCAATGCCCGGCGTCGTCGTTTCGACCGCTATCTCGACGCTCGGCAGTCTCGGCCAGCAGCTCAATCTCCTGCTCGCTATCGGCCTCGCGGGGCTGTTCATCGCGCTGGCGGCCAGAGCGGCCATCCTCACCGGCCAGTTGGCGAACAACCGCGCCCTCCCAGTCGTTGGAACGGCTGTCGTGACGTGGGTCGTCAGCGTCGTTCTCACTGGCGAAGTCATCCTCGCCGCCGGCCCAGCGGTTCCCGCCGCCGCTGTCGTCGGACTGGCACAGGCACTCGACAGATTCGGTGGGCAGGCGTCGCCTATTTCCTCGAAGCGCAGACGGGCGCTCTCGACGGTCGGGGTGGCCGTCGGCGCGGCGACAGTCGGCTACACGACTGGCAATCAGCGGTCAATCGCTGCGACGGGTGACGATGCGCCCGCACTCACTGCGCCGGGGGCTGATCTCGACGACGTCGACGAGAAGCTTGCCGCCGCGGCAGACTCCTCCCTAGACCTTGGCGACATCGACCCGCTGGTCAGCGAGAGCTTCTATGAAGTCGATATCAACTCCATCGATCCGGAGCTCTCGGCCGCGGACTGGTCACTCTCCATCACTGGTGCCGTCGAAGAGGAGGTCACGCTCACCTACGAAGACCTGCTGGGGATGGACGCCGAGAACCGGTTCGTCACGCTCCGCTGCGTCGGCGAAAGCCTCAACGGCTACAAGACGGACACCGCGCTGTGGACCGGCGTTCCCGTCGACAGTCTCCTCGACGAAGCCGGCGTCCAGAGCGGCTGTGAATGTGTCATGCTCCGGGCCGAGGACGACTACTACGAGGAGTTCCCCATCGACGCGCTCCGGGGCGGGCTGCTCGCCTACGGCATGAACGGGAAGATTCTCCCACGCGGCCACGGCTACCCCGTCCGGGCGCTGGTCCCCGGCCACTGGGGCGAAGTCAACGTCAAGTGGCTCTCTGAGATCGAAGTGCTTGACGAGGAGGCCGACGGCTACTGGGAGAAACGCGGCTGGCAGGGGACCGGTCCGGTCAATCCGGTCGCCAAACTCCACCACGAATCGATGCTCCCAGACGGCCGCCGGCGTATCGGCGGCCACGCGTACGCCGGCTTACGCGGCGTCCAGCGCGTCGAGGTCTCGACCGACGACGGCGAAACGTGGGCCAACGCGGACCTCTCCGAACAGTTGCCCGCGGCCAGCGGCGACGGCCCCGCCGAGGACGCGTGGCGACAGTGGGAGTACACCTACGACCCGCCGACTGGCGGCCACACTGTTGTCGTTCGGATGGTCGACCAGCGCGGCGAGGTCCAGCCCGAGGAGGAAACCGATTCCTACCCCAGTGGTGCCTCGGGGTGGGTGTCCAAAGAATACGCATAA
- a CDS encoding adenosylcobalamin-dependent ribonucleoside-diphosphate reductase, with translation MSNSDLSADEITLPIKRTDGDTIEERLTGNAYHNILPARYLRKDADGDLIEEPEDLFDRVAKNIALAEAVFEANKQDVDVHVSPDQLKPDHPRRDELADEVFGKGTSVDDDVETELSVYNVNKFAYETVVPELPEGVRDHVESTADAFQEQMEQLSFMPNSPTLMNAGDELQQLSACFVDSPGDDIDDIHQTAKEAAQVFQSGGGMGYAFWKLRPYGDPVGSTGGIASGPITFMRTYDQMCETIAQGGARRGAQMGVMRVSHPDVIQFIHAKNKDVSLAETLRLNDPDDFTHNSFAEALEEARELIDDDGKVPKHLRNAVEGHLSNFNISVGVTDDFMEALKAGEEFTFTNPRTGDAHIVTEETKELYDMFGLGEHVEVGEELSIPAEELWDDIVEGAHENGEPGVIYLERVNKQHSFDVEEHPDHEILATNPCGEQPLEEYEACNLGHINLSTLAAEDAPDWRVWSEAHADEYDSMEAAIDAFLEDAIDWDEFDRRIELGTRFLENVVTMSDFPVEKIEQKVREMRKIGLGIMGLAQLYIQLGVAYGTDEANEIARQTMRHINHGSKAASHELAEDRGVFSEWENSKYANPTAYPEWFEKQTGEDADDWADGYAIRNHNTTTIAPTGTTSMIGNTTGGCEPIYNVAYYKNVSDDVQGDEMLVEFDDYFLRALEDNDIDVEAVKQEAQKQMGNNEFDGVDGLTTVPDAIGELFVTTGDLSAKQHAGIQVACQEGVDSAISKTVNAPNDSTIGDAAEVFEYIYDHGGKGVTYYRDGTRSKQVLTTRAQNTEFSDMDADEIVAQIEEVFGGIEGFLEADAVQAAIDDSIEQVLGVADGDAEYAEKQTRPDVLHGVTQRIDTGYGKLYVNINEDPEADRPFELFANIGNSGGFTASFTEALAKTISTALRSGVDPEEIADELQGIRSPKVAWDKGEQIQSIPDAIGTALRRYLDGDVDKAYPDQTTLEETAEKADGETATQTQTDGGAAAASEPSGDQQDIIDAGESPECPDCGSLSLYYSEGCKTCESCGWSEC, from the coding sequence ATGAGTAACAGCGACCTTTCCGCCGACGAGATCACGCTGCCGATCAAACGTACCGACGGTGACACGATCGAAGAGCGACTCACAGGCAACGCCTACCACAACATTCTTCCGGCTCGCTACCTCCGGAAGGATGCCGACGGCGACCTTATCGAAGAACCCGAAGACCTCTTCGACCGTGTCGCGAAGAACATCGCACTCGCCGAGGCCGTGTTCGAGGCCAACAAACAAGACGTCGACGTACACGTCTCGCCGGACCAGCTGAAGCCCGACCATCCGCGCCGCGACGAGCTCGCCGACGAGGTGTTCGGTAAAGGAACGTCCGTCGACGACGATGTCGAGACTGAGCTCTCTGTTTACAACGTCAACAAGTTCGCCTACGAGACGGTCGTACCGGAACTGCCTGAGGGCGTCCGCGACCACGTCGAATCGACCGCCGACGCCTTCCAAGAGCAGATGGAGCAGCTCTCCTTTATGCCGAACTCGCCGACGCTGATGAACGCCGGCGACGAACTCCAGCAGCTTTCCGCCTGTTTCGTCGACTCGCCCGGCGACGACATCGACGACATCCACCAGACCGCCAAGGAGGCCGCACAGGTCTTCCAGTCCGGCGGTGGCATGGGTTACGCGTTCTGGAAGCTCCGCCCGTACGGCGACCCCGTCGGCTCGACCGGCGGCATCGCCTCCGGACCAATCACGTTCATGCGGACCTACGACCAGATGTGCGAGACCATCGCACAGGGTGGTGCCCGCCGCGGGGCCCAGATGGGCGTCATGCGCGTCTCCCACCCCGACGTCATCCAGTTCATCCACGCCAAGAACAAGGACGTCTCGCTGGCCGAGACGCTGCGCCTGAACGACCCGGACGACTTCACGCACAACTCCTTCGCGGAAGCGCTGGAGGAAGCCCGCGAGCTCATCGACGACGACGGAAAGGTGCCCAAACACCTCCGTAACGCCGTCGAGGGCCACCTTTCGAACTTCAACATCTCCGTCGGCGTCACCGACGACTTCATGGAGGCGCTGAAGGCCGGCGAAGAATTCACCTTCACCAATCCGCGAACGGGCGATGCCCACATCGTCACCGAGGAGACGAAGGAACTGTACGACATGTTCGGTCTCGGCGAACACGTCGAGGTCGGCGAGGAACTCTCGATCCCGGCCGAGGAACTCTGGGACGATATCGTCGAGGGCGCTCACGAGAACGGCGAGCCCGGCGTTATCTACCTCGAACGGGTGAACAAGCAGCATTCCTTCGACGTGGAGGAACACCCGGACCACGAGATTCTCGCGACGAACCCCTGCGGCGAGCAGCCACTGGAGGAGTACGAGGCCTGTAACCTCGGGCACATCAATCTCTCGACGCTGGCCGCCGAGGACGCGCCGGACTGGCGCGTCTGGTCGGAGGCCCACGCCGACGAATACGACTCGATGGAAGCCGCCATCGACGCGTTCCTCGAGGACGCCATCGACTGGGACGAGTTCGACCGACGCATCGAACTCGGCACCCGCTTCCTCGAAAACGTCGTCACGATGTCCGACTTCCCGGTCGAGAAGATCGAGCAGAAGGTCCGGGAGATGCGGAAAATCGGCCTCGGTATCATGGGACTGGCCCAGCTGTACATCCAGCTCGGCGTCGCCTACGGGACCGACGAGGCCAACGAGATCGCCCGCCAGACGATGCGGCACATCAACCACGGGTCGAAGGCCGCGAGCCACGAACTCGCCGAGGACCGCGGTGTCTTCAGCGAGTGGGAGAACTCCAAGTACGCGAACCCGACGGCGTACCCCGAGTGGTTCGAGAAGCAGACCGGCGAAGACGCCGACGATTGGGCTGACGGCTACGCCATCCGCAACCACAACACGACGACCATCGCGCCGACCGGGACGACCTCGATGATCGGCAACACCACCGGCGGCTGTGAGCCCATCTACAACGTCGCTTACTACAAGAACGTCTCCGACGACGTGCAGGGCGACGAGATGCTCGTGGAGTTCGACGACTACTTCCTCCGCGCGCTGGAGGACAACGACATCGACGTTGAGGCCGTCAAGCAGGAGGCCCAGAAGCAGATGGGCAACAACGAGTTCGACGGCGTCGACGGGCTGACGACCGTGCCCGACGCTATCGGCGAGCTGTTCGTCACGACGGGCGACCTCTCCGCGAAGCAGCACGCAGGTATTCAGGTGGCCTGTCAGGAGGGCGTCGACTCCGCCATCTCGAAGACGGTCAACGCTCCCAACGACTCCACCATCGGCGACGCCGCCGAGGTGTTCGAGTATATCTACGACCACGGCGGCAAGGGCGTCACCTACTACCGCGACGGCACCCGCAGCAAGCAGGTGCTGACGACGCGCGCCCAGAACACGGAGTTCTCGGACATGGACGCCGACGAAATCGTCGCCCAGATCGAGGAGGTCTTCGGCGGTATCGAGGGCTTCCTCGAAGCCGACGCCGTACAGGCGGCCATCGATGACTCCATCGAACAGGTGCTCGGTGTCGCCGACGGGGACGCCGAATACGCCGAGAAGCAGACCCGACCGGACGTGCTCCACGGCGTGACCCAGCGTATCGACACCGGCTACGGGAAGCTCTACGTCAACATCAACGAAGACCCCGAGGCCGACCGGCCGTTCGAGTTGTTCGCCAACATCGGTAACTCCGGCGGCTTCACCGCCTCCTTCACCGAGGCGCTGGCGAAGACCATCTCGACGGCACTCCGTTCGGGCGTCGACCCCGAGGAGATCGCCGACGAACTGCAGGGCATCCGGTCGCCGAAGGTCGCTTGGGACAAGGGCGAACAGATCCAGTCCATCCCGGACGCCATCGGCACGGCCCTGCGACGCTACCTCGACGGCGATGTCGACAAGGCCTACCCCGACCAGACCACGCTAGAGGAAACTGCCGAAAAAGCGGACGGCGAGACCGCCACGCAGACCCAGACCGACGGCGGCGCGGCCGCCGCATCCGAACCGAGCGGCGACCAGCAAGACATCATCGACGCCGGCGAGAGTCCGGAGTGTCCTGACTGTGGCTCGCTGTCGCTGTACTACTCAGAGGGTTGCAAGACCTGCGAGTCCTGTGGCTGGTCCGAGTGCTGA
- a CDS encoding HVO_2523 family zinc finger protein encodes MDEQPGGRPCPLCERAMYHRHCKYVCPEHGVVYDCADTFY; translated from the coding sequence ATGGACGAGCAGCCCGGCGGTCGGCCCTGTCCGCTCTGTGAGCGGGCAATGTACCACCGACACTGCAAGTACGTCTGTCCGGAGCACGGCGTCGTGTATGACTGCGCTGACACGTTCTACTGA